One stretch of Methylococcus capsulatus DNA includes these proteins:
- a CDS encoding translocation/assembly module TamB domain-containing protein, translating into MHVWLKKMAWIAGGFVLVLLCAVLLLVQFVNAQRGRENLERLVPRLTGGAVAIQGLHGRIPDAFGLARLDVGDAKGPWLRIEGLELAWSPSALLRGALRVERLEAGRVAIARLPASESKPENADAGPVTLPVTVDLRTVRIGSLDLAEAVAGVAARLTLNGMVHLASLDRGEFSLSARRLDAEGDYAVAGRIGGDGLGAHVQLRELGHGLIAVLIGLPDLGPLAAEASLEGPRTSVAMQMTLNAGPLRTETSGALDLAGNAADLKFRVTAPAMRPAPNLSWQKLALEAELSGPFSRPSATATLKVERLDAHGAAVDGVEATLAGDTGKLGLDATVRGLQVAGLSGDLLRGTPLTLRVDARLDAASRPIGFRLAHPLLAADGSVETADAGLRGTVNLRLPDFGPLAVSAGVDVRGLAKLKLDFRGSGPQTRFDLAGTLALTGGMSPLPELVGADGKVRACVLVGADRTELQQLALHGKALKVSADGKLAGDTLDFNWTLGLSDLAVLAPAWRGSTELWGHAAGSIGELSLEAKLAGEAAAMGMARTPFRAEAHFKGLPANPSGEVSAESRIDGAPLRIGAAIASAGNGGLVLTIQQTGWRSLRLAGRFALPKGERWPSGAADLSIARLDDLAPLAGQALAGSLTARLETAYRSGHDHAALTAEASAMRLGGAASIGHAVLNATVADPFVRRLLGARLSLNGITVGRVAGSAKLDLAGRADAPKLQFAAELPDLGGAPLHLSTAGELDVQEKRLALSAFEVDWNKETLKLRAPLQVGFGEGVTLDRLKLSLRQGVIEASGRAAPNLDLQVAIRDLPANLVAVAVPDLALAGSLRMDAKLKGPPARPDGDIDLTLKGLRAGAAMPAVDIAAHARLGGGAATVDVRLDGGWGAALQLRGDTALSAGGPLDLHASGALDLSILDAMLGAGGRRVRGKLALDATATGVLPDPKITGALRLDGGEVQDFGAGARISDIIARVEIDDETIRIVRAEGRAGAGKIQLGGSLGFKAPGLPVDLKLTARRASPLASDQLTVDLDADVSLRGLAASTMKLAGTLRLHRAEIRVPEHLPPHVAVLDVRRPGATPLPSPAAGPNVELDLGVEAAGEIFVRGRGLDTELEGSVRVRGNLAAPDADGSFRMKRGQLAVAGRTITFSTGRVTFDGGTLTNPALDFSASSTGGNVTATLNVAGTAKTPKISFSSSPSLPQDQVLAHLLFGADTASMGPVEMAQIAMALASLTGAAPSGGDPLDRVRKGLGLDRLAVVSGKGGKAALEAGRNIAPGVYIGARQSAAGTPQSTVRIDIGRGLKVEGAVGSGSASGSQSSTNSVGVIYEFEY; encoded by the coding sequence ATGCACGTTTGGCTGAAAAAAATGGCGTGGATCGCCGGCGGCTTCGTACTGGTGTTGTTATGCGCCGTATTGCTATTGGTGCAGTTCGTCAATGCGCAGCGCGGACGCGAGAATCTGGAGCGGCTCGTCCCGCGCCTGACCGGCGGCGCCGTGGCGATCCAAGGGCTGCACGGGCGTATTCCGGACGCTTTCGGTTTGGCTCGGCTGGATGTCGGCGATGCCAAAGGGCCGTGGCTGCGCATCGAGGGTTTGGAGCTGGCATGGTCGCCATCGGCACTGCTGCGCGGCGCGCTGCGGGTCGAGCGTTTGGAGGCCGGCCGAGTCGCGATCGCCCGGCTTCCAGCGTCCGAATCCAAGCCCGAAAACGCGGATGCCGGGCCGGTGACACTGCCCGTCACGGTGGATCTGCGAACGGTTCGTATCGGCAGCCTCGATTTGGCCGAGGCCGTCGCCGGGGTGGCAGCGCGGTTGACGCTGAATGGCATGGTGCACTTGGCCAGTCTGGACCGGGGGGAATTCAGCCTGAGTGCGCGGCGCCTCGACGCCGAAGGCGATTACGCCGTTGCAGGCCGGATCGGCGGCGACGGCCTCGGCGCCCACGTGCAGTTGCGGGAACTCGGCCACGGTTTGATCGCCGTGCTGATCGGGCTTCCGGACTTGGGGCCGCTCGCCGCCGAGGCCAGCCTGGAAGGCCCCCGCACGTCGGTGGCCATGCAGATGACCCTGAACGCCGGCCCGCTTCGTACCGAGACCTCGGGCGCGCTCGATCTGGCCGGCAACGCGGCGGATCTGAAATTCCGCGTGACGGCGCCGGCCATGCGTCCCGCCCCGAATCTATCCTGGCAAAAGCTGGCGCTGGAGGCTGAACTGAGCGGGCCATTCAGCCGTCCGAGCGCCACCGCCACGCTCAAGGTCGAGCGTCTGGACGCCCACGGCGCCGCGGTCGACGGCGTGGAAGCGACCCTGGCAGGCGATACCGGCAAGCTGGGGCTGGACGCTACGGTCCGGGGCTTGCAGGTTGCCGGCCTGTCCGGCGACTTGCTGCGCGGTACTCCGCTGACGCTGCGGGTCGATGCCCGGCTCGACGCGGCTTCCCGGCCGATCGGTTTCCGGCTGGCACATCCTCTGCTGGCCGCGGACGGTTCGGTCGAAACGGCGGACGCGGGACTGCGCGGGACCGTCAATTTGAGGCTGCCCGACTTCGGGCCGCTGGCGGTTTCGGCTGGCGTCGACGTCCGCGGTTTGGCCAAGCTGAAACTGGATTTCCGGGGATCGGGGCCACAAACCCGGTTCGACCTGGCGGGCACGCTTGCGCTGACCGGCGGCATGTCGCCTCTGCCCGAACTCGTGGGCGCCGACGGAAAAGTGCGCGCTTGCGTTCTCGTGGGTGCGGACCGCACCGAACTCCAGCAGTTGGCATTGCACGGCAAGGCATTGAAGGTGTCGGCCGATGGCAAGCTGGCCGGCGATACGCTGGATTTCAATTGGACCCTCGGCCTGTCCGATCTCGCGGTGCTGGCGCCCGCTTGGCGCGGCAGCACTGAGCTGTGGGGACACGCCGCGGGTTCCATCGGGGAACTGAGCTTGGAAGCGAAACTGGCCGGCGAGGCTGCCGCCATGGGCATGGCGCGCACGCCTTTCCGTGCCGAGGCTCATTTCAAGGGCCTGCCCGCGAACCCGTCCGGCGAGGTGTCTGCCGAGAGCCGGATCGACGGCGCGCCGCTCCGCATCGGCGCGGCGATCGCTTCGGCGGGAAACGGCGGACTCGTACTCACGATCCAGCAAACCGGCTGGAGAAGCCTCCGTCTGGCAGGCCGGTTTGCCCTGCCGAAAGGCGAGCGATGGCCGAGCGGAGCGGCGGACCTCAGCATCGCCCGGCTCGACGACCTTGCGCCGCTGGCGGGGCAAGCCCTGGCGGGTTCGCTGACGGCGCGGCTGGAAACCGCGTACCGAAGCGGGCACGACCATGCGGCATTGACAGCCGAAGCGTCGGCGATGCGTCTGGGCGGAGCCGCGTCCATAGGCCACGCCGTTCTCAACGCGACAGTCGCGGACCCGTTTGTTCGCCGCTTGCTGGGTGCGCGGCTCTCGCTGAACGGCATCACCGTCGGACGAGTCGCCGGTTCGGCCAAGCTCGATCTGGCCGGTCGCGCCGACGCCCCGAAGCTCCAATTCGCCGCCGAGCTGCCGGACCTGGGGGGCGCACCGCTGCACCTGTCCACTGCGGGTGAACTGGACGTGCAGGAGAAACGGCTGGCGCTGTCCGCCTTTGAAGTGGATTGGAACAAAGAAACCCTCAAGCTAAGGGCGCCGCTGCAGGTCGGTTTCGGCGAAGGCGTTACGCTGGACCGGCTCAAGCTCAGCCTGCGCCAGGGCGTAATCGAGGCTTCGGGGCGCGCCGCGCCGAACCTGGATCTGCAAGTGGCGATCCGCGACCTGCCGGCGAACTTGGTAGCCGTCGCGGTACCGGACCTGGCGCTGGCGGGCAGCCTGCGGATGGACGCCAAGCTGAAAGGCCCTCCTGCGCGCCCCGACGGCGATATCGACTTGACGCTCAAGGGGCTGCGGGCGGGGGCCGCCATGCCGGCGGTCGACATTGCCGCCCATGCCCGGCTCGGCGGCGGTGCGGCGACAGTCGACGTCCGGCTCGATGGCGGCTGGGGCGCGGCTTTGCAGCTTCGCGGCGATACCGCGCTGAGCGCCGGCGGCCCCTTAGACTTGCATGCGTCGGGCGCTTTGGATTTGAGCATCCTAGACGCTATGCTCGGTGCTGGAGGCCGTCGCGTCCGCGGCAAGCTTGCGCTCGACGCTACCGCCACGGGCGTCTTACCGGACCCGAAGATAACAGGCGCCCTCAGGCTCGACGGCGGCGAAGTGCAGGATTTCGGCGCTGGAGCGCGGATTTCCGATATTATCGCCCGGGTAGAAATCGACGACGAAACCATCCGGATCGTTCGCGCCGAAGGCCGCGCCGGCGCAGGTAAAATCCAGCTTGGCGGCAGTCTAGGTTTCAAAGCGCCAGGGCTACCGGTCGATCTTAAACTGACGGCGCGGCGTGCCAGTCCCTTGGCCAGCGACCAGTTGACTGTCGACTTGGACGCGGACGTGAGTCTGCGCGGACTCGCCGCAAGCACGATGAAGCTGGCCGGTACCCTCCGGCTTCACCGCGCCGAAATTCGGGTTCCCGAACATTTGCCCCCGCACGTTGCCGTGCTGGACGTCCGTAGGCCCGGCGCTACGCCCTTGCCGTCTCCCGCCGCAGGCCCCAACGTCGAGCTCGATCTCGGCGTCGAGGCAGCCGGCGAAATTTTCGTGCGCGGCCGTGGACTCGATACCGAACTGGAAGGTTCGGTCCGCGTCCGAGGCAACCTGGCGGCGCCGGACGCCGACGGCAGTTTCCGGATGAAGCGAGGGCAGCTCGCGGTAGCGGGGCGGACGATCACCTTTTCCACAGGCCGAGTGACGTTCGACGGTGGCACCTTGACCAATCCGGCCCTGGATTTCAGCGCATCGAGCACCGGCGGCAACGTTACCGCCACCCTGAACGTGGCGGGCACGGCCAAGACACCCAAGATCAGCTTCTCCAGTTCACCCTCGCTGCCGCAAGATCAGGTGCTCGCCCATTTGCTGTTCGGTGCCGATACCGCTTCCATGGGGCCGGTGGAAATGGCCCAGATCGCGATGGCCCTGGCCTCGCTGACGGGGGCGGCCCCTTCCGGCGGCGACCCGCTGGATCGCGTGCGTAAGGGGTTAGGTCTCGACCGCCTCGCCGTGGTGTCCGGCAAGGGCGGCAAGGCGGCCCTGGAAGCCGGGCGCAACATCGCTCCCGGCGTTTACATCGGCGCCCGCCAGAGCGCCGCTGGCACTCCGCAATCCACAGTGCGGATCGATATCGGCCGGGGGTTAAAGGTGGAAGGCGCGGTCGGCTCGGGTTCGGCGTCCGGCTCCCAATCCAGCACCAACAGCGTCGGGGTGATTTACGAGTTCGAGTATTGA
- a CDS encoding PIN domain-containing protein, whose protein sequence is MSSHFTVVYDACVLYPAPLRDLLMHLALSDLYRARWSDMIHDEWTRNVLASRPDLTQDQLNRTRQLMNAHVRDCLVTGFEYLIPSIDLSDPDDRHVVAAAIHSGASLIVTFNLKDFPPEALRPYNLAAQHPDDFIVDLLDLHPAGVLEAAASHRRSLKNPPKTADEYLDTLLAQGLTQSVAVMRQWSVAM, encoded by the coding sequence ATGAGTTCGCACTTCACCGTCGTCTATGACGCCTGCGTGCTCTATCCGGCACCCCTGCGCGACCTGTTGATGCATCTGGCGCTGTCGGATCTGTACCGGGCGCGCTGGAGCGACATGATTCACGATGAGTGGACGCGCAACGTACTGGCCAGCCGTCCCGATCTCACTCAAGACCAGCTGAACCGGACGCGCCAGCTGATGAACGCCCACGTCCGGGATTGCCTGGTCACCGGCTTCGAGTACCTGATTCCCTCGATCGATCTGTCCGATCCGGACGACCGCCATGTGGTGGCGGCCGCCATCCACTCCGGGGCCAGCCTGATCGTGACCTTCAATCTCAAGGACTTCCCGCCCGAGGCGCTCAGGCCCTACAACCTCGCCGCCCAGCATCCGGACGACTTCATCGTCGATCTGCTGGACCTGCATCCGGCAGGAGTGCTGGAGGCTGCAGCCAGCCACCGGCGATCACTGAAGAACCCGCCCAAGACGGCGGACGAATATCTGGACACCCTGCTGGCGCAGGGGCTGACGCAATCGGTGGCGGTGATGCGCCAATGGAGCGTGGCCATGTGA
- a CDS encoding helix-turn-helix transcriptional regulator, with the protein MQNQVPSVQSGRKPSRPRPDGATRIALDEHELAARWGLSVKTLRRWRQEQLGPVFCKLGARVTYLISEVEAFERRVSRYSTFARAYQ; encoded by the coding sequence ATGCAAAACCAAGTCCCTTCTGTTCAATCCGGCCGAAAACCCAGCCGGCCCCGCCCGGACGGTGCCACGCGCATCGCTCTTGACGAGCACGAGCTCGCCGCCCGCTGGGGGCTCTCCGTCAAAACCCTGCGCCGCTGGCGGCAGGAACAGCTCGGTCCCGTCTTCTGCAAGCTCGGGGCGCGCGTCACCTACCTGATCTCCGAAGTCGAAGCGTTCGAGCGGCGCGTCTCGCGCTACTCGACCTTCGCCCGGGCGTACCAGTGA
- a CDS encoding DUF2924 domain-containing protein, with protein sequence MNEKQASVAARIADLACLPMSELWALWDRYFPRRPDYPNRTHVESRIAYKLQEEAFGGLAPETKQRLEAIGARHSKIKLRAKPREFHFPPGTVLLREWGEREHRVTVNAEGRFEYEGHTFKSLTAVARHITGQHWSGPLFFGLGKGGAR encoded by the coding sequence ATGAACGAGAAACAAGCATCCGTCGCGGCGCGCATTGCCGATCTGGCCTGCCTGCCGATGTCCGAACTCTGGGCGCTGTGGGATCGGTACTTTCCGCGCCGCCCGGATTATCCGAATCGCACGCACGTCGAGTCGCGCATCGCCTACAAACTGCAAGAGGAAGCCTTCGGCGGTCTCGCGCCCGAGACGAAGCAGCGGCTGGAAGCCATCGGCGCGAGGCATTCCAAGATCAAGCTGCGGGCCAAGCCTCGGGAGTTTCACTTTCCACCCGGCACGGTGCTGTTGCGCGAATGGGGCGAGCGCGAGCACCGGGTGACGGTCAACGCCGAGGGCCGTTTCGAGTACGAGGGCCACACCTTCAAAAGCTTGACGGCGGTGGCCCGGCACATCACCGGCCAGCACTGGAGCGGGCCGCTGTTCTTTGGCCTCGGCAAGGGAGGTGCGCGATGA
- a CDS encoding VOC family protein has protein sequence MCIWYDCEAEEAARFYASVFPDSAVTSISRAPADYPSGKAGDVLVVGFTVCGIPCIGLNGGPIFPHTEAFSFQIATDTQEETDRYWNALVGNGGAESECGWCKDRWGVNWQITPRTLTEALAAGGAEAERAFAAMMTMKKIDHAAIDAARRG, from the coding sequence GTGTGCATCTGGTACGACTGCGAGGCCGAAGAAGCCGCGCGTTTCTATGCATCGGTCTTTCCCGACAGCGCGGTGACTTCGATCAGCCGGGCTCCGGCCGATTACCCCTCGGGCAAGGCGGGCGATGTGCTGGTGGTGGGCTTCACCGTCTGCGGCATCCCCTGCATCGGCCTCAACGGCGGGCCGATCTTCCCGCACACCGAAGCCTTCTCGTTCCAGATCGCCACCGACACGCAGGAGGAAACCGACCGCTACTGGAACGCCCTGGTCGGCAACGGCGGCGCGGAGAGCGAATGCGGCTGGTGCAAGGACCGCTGGGGCGTGAACTGGCAGATCACCCCGCGCACGCTGACCGAGGCGTTGGCCGCGGGTGGTGCCGAGGCCGAGCGCGCCTTCGCCGCGATGATGACGATGAAGAAAATCGACCACGCTGCCATCGACGCGGCCCGGCGCGGATGA
- a CDS encoding autotransporter assembly complex protein TamA — MPITRIRLLLFWSPLASFALAALLLTEPAVHAADPLAYSVMFVSAGDEALDRALNDSSQLVALRETAPVGPFALVARARDDAARLETVLNSFGYYDGTAVVTVGGRQLEDPYLLDQLERAPSGVVVPVTVSVVHGALYHLSKIDIQGTIPADVPVQLGIKPGAAALASEVLAAQEQLAEALRGQGYALARVDKPIATLDTTAKTLAVEIKVDAGPSLELGRIDFKGMERTEEDFLRRRLLVHSGDRFDPEAIEKARQDFINTGVFSSVRARTGERPDEDGRLPLNFEMVERPLRAVGFNGAWSTDVGGSLSVSWQHRNLFGAAETLNLTGGVAQLGGNSTTGIGYNAGASFLKPDFFQRDQSLQADLGAVKASLNAYDQKAVLASVLLKRKFSAAWSGAVGLSGEQENIVQNGLARDYTLLGLPLTLNYDSTKSPLDPVQGIRASVVVTPIQPFSGSTSGTSAQLAESSGTTPFVLLQLAGSTYLDFTGSGRSVLALRGLVGGAVGVGVMALPPDKRFYAGGSATVRGYKFQSIGPRFPNDRPVGGTAVSAGTFEFRQRILDDYGAVAFVDIGQVSPHGGPFTGDWSVGAGIGGRYYTSIGPIRVDVALPLSRHSGSGSFEMYVGIGQAF, encoded by the coding sequence ATGCCCATCACCCGGATACGACTCCTACTCTTTTGGAGCCCCCTGGCCTCGTTCGCCTTGGCTGCTCTGCTGTTGACGGAACCGGCCGTACACGCCGCGGATCCGCTCGCCTACAGCGTGATGTTCGTGAGCGCCGGGGACGAGGCGCTGGACAGGGCTTTGAACGACTCCTCCCAGCTGGTGGCACTCCGTGAAACCGCGCCCGTGGGGCCATTCGCCCTGGTGGCTCGGGCGCGGGACGATGCCGCCCGGCTGGAAACCGTGCTCAACAGCTTCGGCTATTACGACGGTACGGCCGTGGTCACGGTCGGCGGCCGCCAGCTGGAGGATCCGTATCTGCTTGATCAATTGGAACGGGCGCCCTCCGGCGTGGTGGTTCCGGTGACCGTCTCGGTGGTCCACGGGGCTCTATATCACTTGAGCAAGATCGACATACAAGGGACCATCCCGGCCGATGTGCCGGTCCAGCTTGGCATAAAACCTGGAGCCGCGGCGTTGGCGTCGGAGGTGCTGGCGGCGCAGGAGCAGTTGGCGGAGGCGCTCAGGGGGCAAGGCTATGCGCTGGCGCGGGTTGACAAGCCCATCGCCACACTGGATACCACGGCGAAAACCCTGGCGGTCGAAATCAAGGTGGACGCCGGCCCCAGCCTCGAACTCGGGCGAATAGACTTCAAGGGCATGGAGCGGACGGAGGAAGATTTTCTGCGTCGCCGCCTGCTGGTGCACTCGGGAGACCGTTTCGATCCGGAAGCCATCGAAAAGGCAAGGCAGGACTTCATCAACACCGGTGTGTTTTCCTCGGTCAGAGCGCGGACGGGAGAGCGCCCCGACGAGGACGGACGGCTGCCGCTGAATTTCGAGATGGTGGAACGTCCGCTGCGCGCCGTCGGTTTCAACGGCGCCTGGTCGACCGATGTCGGCGGCAGTCTTTCCGTATCCTGGCAGCATCGCAATCTATTCGGCGCAGCGGAAACGCTGAACCTGACCGGCGGCGTGGCCCAGCTCGGCGGCAACAGCACCACCGGTATCGGCTACAACGCCGGGGCCTCGTTCCTGAAGCCGGATTTTTTCCAGCGTGATCAGTCGCTGCAGGCCGACCTCGGTGCGGTGAAAGCGAGTTTGAACGCTTACGACCAGAAAGCCGTGCTGGCCTCCGTCCTGTTGAAGCGCAAATTTTCCGCAGCCTGGAGCGGCGCGGTCGGCCTGAGCGGCGAGCAGGAGAACATCGTCCAGAACGGCTTGGCACGCGACTACACCCTGCTCGGCCTTCCCTTGACCTTGAATTACGACAGCACAAAGAGCCCGCTGGATCCCGTGCAAGGTATCCGGGCCAGCGTGGTAGTCACCCCGATTCAACCGTTCAGCGGCTCGACGAGCGGGACGTCCGCCCAGCTTGCCGAAAGTTCGGGGACCACCCCTTTCGTCCTGTTGCAACTGGCCGGTTCGACTTATCTGGATTTCACCGGCTCGGGCCGCAGCGTGCTGGCACTGCGCGGTCTGGTCGGCGGCGCCGTGGGCGTGGGCGTGATGGCCCTGCCACCCGACAAGCGCTTTTATGCCGGTGGCAGCGCGACTGTCAGAGGCTACAAGTTCCAGTCGATCGGGCCGCGCTTTCCCAACGACCGTCCCGTCGGTGGCACTGCGGTCTCCGCCGGAACCTTTGAATTTCGGCAGCGCATTCTGGACGATTACGGCGCCGTCGCCTTCGTCGACATCGGCCAGGTCAGCCCGCATGGCGGGCCGTTTACCGGAGACTGGTCCGTGGGCGCGGGGATCGGCGGGCGCTATTACACTTCGATCGGGCCGATCCGTGTCGATGTGGCGCTTCCTTTGAGCCGGCATTCCGGCAGCGGCTCGTTCGAAATGTACGTCGGCATCGGGCAGGCCTTTTGA
- a CDS encoding helix-turn-helix domain-containing protein, which produces MNTPAIPKTLPSAEDIALARESGRVLSTVLQTRAETQQIDFHDEKGAVRTVSIPTSALRLLLDVLTEIGQGNAVSIIPIHAELTTQEAADVLNVSRPFLVQLLEKGDIPFHKIGTHRRVRYQDVIAYKSRIDAERRKALDELAAQAQELGMGY; this is translated from the coding sequence ATGAACACTCCCGCCATCCCGAAAACGTTGCCTTCGGCCGAGGACATCGCGCTTGCCCGGGAATCCGGGCGCGTGCTCTCGACCGTGCTCCAGACCCGTGCCGAAACCCAGCAGATCGACTTCCATGACGAAAAGGGCGCGGTGCGCACCGTATCGATCCCGACTTCGGCGTTGCGCCTGCTGCTCGACGTCCTGACCGAGATCGGCCAGGGCAACGCCGTGTCGATCATCCCCATCCATGCCGAGCTGACGACGCAGGAGGCTGCCGACGTGCTCAACGTCTCGCGCCCCTTCCTCGTCCAGTTGCTGGAGAAAGGCGATATCCCGTTCCACAAGATCGGCACGCATCGCCGCGTGCGCTACCAGGACGTGATCGCCTACAAGAGCCGGATCGACGCCGAGCGCCGCAAGGCGCTCGATGAACTGGCGGCCCAGGCCCAGGAACTCGGCATGGGGTATTGA
- a CDS encoding DUF1428 domain-containing protein, with product MYVDGFLLAVPIANREAYRQHAEAVAPVFREHGALSLVETWGDDVPEGKLNSRRSAVLLKPDETVVFAWITWPDKATRDAGMAKVAADLRARGNMADMPFNAQRMIFGGFEVIVDA from the coding sequence ATGTACGTGGACGGATTCCTGCTTGCGGTACCCATCGCCAACCGCGAGGCCTATCGCCAGCATGCCGAGGCCGTGGCGCCAGTGTTCCGCGAACACGGGGCGCTGAGCCTGGTCGAGACCTGGGGCGACGACGTGCCCGAAGGCAAGCTCAATTCGAGGCGCTCGGCGGTGCTGCTCAAACCCGATGAAACGGTGGTGTTCGCCTGGATCACCTGGCCCGACAAAGCCACGCGCGATGCCGGCATGGCCAAGGTGGCCGCCGACCTGCGGGCCAGGGGCAACATGGCGGACATGCCCTTCAACGCCCAGCGCATGATCTTCGGCGGCTTCGAGGTGATCGTCGATGCCTGA
- a CDS encoding SRPBCC domain-containing protein, translating into MPENATPITIDAFVPVSPAGAWAAYTAPEAITQWNQASPDWHCPWVRVDLRVGGRHVARMEARDGSMGFEYEGTYEAMDAPSALTLRLDDGRRVHTTFISKGAGTRVTTTFDPEGTHPIDLQRLGWQAIFDRYAAFAATAG; encoded by the coding sequence ATGCCTGAGAACGCCACACCCATCACCATCGACGCCTTCGTGCCGGTGTCGCCCGCGGGGGCCTGGGCGGCCTACACCGCGCCTGAGGCGATCACGCAATGGAACCAGGCCTCGCCCGACTGGCATTGCCCCTGGGTGCGTGTCGATCTGAGGGTCGGCGGCCGCCATGTCGCCCGTATGGAGGCGCGCGACGGGTCGATGGGCTTTGAGTACGAAGGCACCTATGAAGCGATGGACGCGCCGAGCGCCCTGACCTTGCGGCTCGACGACGGGCGCCGCGTACACACGACCTTCATCTCCAAGGGCGCGGGCACCCGCGTGACCACCACCTTCGACCCCGAGGGCACGCATCCCATCGACCTCCAGCGCCTGGGCTGGCAGGCGATTTTCGATCGCTACGCGGCTTTCGCCGCCACCGCAGGCTGA
- a CDS encoding MarR family winged helix-turn-helix transcriptional regulator yields the protein MRDTFPHVKTVEVAQACLCLHVQRAARVLARHFDEVFRPLDLTNGQFSLLMALNRPQAPTVGELASFLAMDRTTLTALIKPLERRGLLAVIVDEQDRRKRRVRLTTAGHALLKQAYPLWCDAHAALERQFGDAPALRALLGRVTSPIRPNRETPKGPSAP from the coding sequence GTGCGCGATACCTTTCCCCATGTCAAGACCGTCGAAGTGGCCCAAGCGTGTCTGTGCCTGCACGTGCAGCGGGCGGCGCGCGTGCTCGCCCGTCACTTCGACGAGGTGTTTCGTCCGCTGGACCTGACCAACGGGCAGTTCTCCCTGCTGATGGCGCTGAATCGCCCGCAGGCGCCCACCGTGGGCGAACTCGCCTCCTTCCTGGCCATGGATCGAACCACGTTGACGGCGCTGATCAAGCCGCTGGAACGACGAGGGCTGCTGGCGGTGATCGTCGATGAGCAGGATCGCCGCAAGCGCCGCGTCCGCTTGACGACTGCTGGCCATGCCCTGCTGAAGCAGGCTTATCCGTTATGGTGTGACGCCCATGCGGCGCTCGAACGGCAATTCGGCGATGCGCCAGCACTGCGGGCCTTGCTCGGCCGGGTGACTTCGCCGATTCGGCCGAACCGCGAAACACCGAAGGGTCCGTCTGCCCCTTGA